From the Labrus mixtus chromosome 17, fLabMix1.1, whole genome shotgun sequence genome, one window contains:
- the trappc13 gene encoding trafficking protein particle complex subunit 13 isoform X2, protein MEVNQAKQEHLLALKVMRLTKPTLFTNLPVTCEDRDLPGDLFCQLMREDPSTIKGAETLMLGEMLTLPQNFGNIFLGETFSSYISVHNDSSQVVKDILVKADLQTSSQRLNLSASNSAVAELKPECCIDDVIHHEVKEIGTHILVCAVSYTTQYGEKLYFRKFFKFQVLKPLDVKTKFYNAETDEVFLEAQIQNITTSPMFMEKVSLEPSLMYNVTELNTVACGEQGESTFGKMSYLQPMDTRQYLYCLKPKPEYAEKAGVIKGVTVIGKLDIVWKTNLGERGRLQTSQLQRMAPGYGDIRLSLEMIPDTVNLEEPFEIICKITNCSERTMDLVLEMCNTRSIHWCGVSGRQLGKVSPAAFLSLPLTLLSSVQGLQSISGLRLTDTFLKRTYEYDDIAQVCVVCPFTSNEC, encoded by the exons atgGAAGTAAATCAAGCGAAACAGGAGCACCTACTCGCTTTAAAAG TGATGCGGTTGACAAAGCCGACGCTCTTCACAAACCTGCCGGTGACATGTGAAGACAGAGACCTGCCAG GGGATTTGTTCTGTCAGCTGATGAGAGAGGACCCGTCCACCATCAAAGGAGCAGAGACCTTAATGCTGGGAGAGATGCTCACGTTACCGCAGAACTTTGG aAATATTTTCCTGGGTGAGACCTTCTCCAGTTACATCAGTGTGCACAACGACAGCAGCCAAGTTGTGAAGGACATTCTTgtgaag GCTGACCTTCAGACCAGCTCACAGAGACTCAACCTGTCGGCGTCAAACTCCGCAGTAGCAGAACTCAAACCCGAGTGCTGCATCGATGACGTCATTCACCACGAAGTCAAAGAAATCGGAACGCACAT CTTAGTTTGTGCGGTCAGTTACACCACTCAGTACGGGGAGAAGCTTTATTTTCGGAAGTTCTTCAAATTCCAG GTGTTGAAGCCACTGGATGTGAAGACAAAGTTCTACAATGCCGAG ACGGACGAAGTGTTCTTGGAGGCTCAGATCCAGAACATCACGACCTCCCCGATGTTCATGGAGAAGGTTTCTCTGGAGCCGTCCCTGATGTACAACGTCACAGAGCTCAACACCGTCGCGTGTGGAGAACAAGG AGAGTCCACGTTCGGGAAGATGTCGTACCTGCAGCCCATGGACACGAGACAGTACCTGTACTGCCTGAAGCCGAAGCCGGAGTACGCAGAGAAAGCCGGCGTCATCAAGGGGGTGACGGTGATCGGAAAGCTGGACATCGTATGGAAGACCAACCTCGGGGAGCGAGGGCGGCTGCAGACCAGTCAGCTGCAACGAATG GCTCCGGGGTACGGAGACATCAGGTTGTCGCTGGAGATGATCCCTGACACTGTTAACCTCGAGGAGCCGTTTGAAATCATCTGTAAAATCACCAACTGCAG CGAGAGGACGATGGACCTGGTGCTGGAGATGTGTAACACCCGGTCGATACACTGGTGTGGTGTTTCAGGGCGACAGCTGGGGAAAGTGAGCCCTGCAGCCTTCCTCTCGCTGCCCCTCACTCTCCTCTCGTCTGTGCAGGGTCTCCAG aGTATCTCTGGACTCAGACTCACAGACACCTTCTTGAAGAGGACGTACGAGTACGACGACATCGCACAAGTGTGTGTGGTCTGCCCGTTCACCAGCAACGAGTGCTAG
- the LOC132991928 gene encoding antho-RFamide neuropeptides-like isoform X2 — translation MFRITKSESRIQISVNSVVGKTTLSETKPYPRPECSETETRPRHLGIESESRPRPREGETKSRPRPRQADTETRPRPRQDETESRPRPRQGETETRPRPRQGEAKPRPRQGEAKTRPRPKHGETKTKARRDQVKTKTKAGRDQDKTKTKARRDQDQGTARPSQDQDQGRASPSQDQGRARSRQDQDQGRARLRQDQDHGRARPSQDQDRARPSQDQDQGRARPSQDQDQDRARPSQDQDQGRARPRQDQGRVRPNQDQDQGRTRQRQDQDQETRLSQNAFNSETQTVIKWTRDRSSDKDWFPVPQHELYIDDKYCLNDK, via the exons ATGTTCCGAATAACCAAGTCAGAAAGTCGAATCCAAATATCTGTAAATAGTGTTGTAGGCAAAACCACACTATCCGAGACCAAgccatacccgagaccagagtgctccgagaccgagacaagaccaagacatttagggatcgagtcagagtcaagaccaagaccaagggagggcgagaccaagtcaagaccaagaccaaggcaggccgataccgagacaagaccaagaccaaggcaggatgagaccgagtcaagaccaagaccaaggcagggcgagacagagacaagaccaagaccaaggcagggggAGGCcaaaccaagaccaaggcagggggaggccaagacaagaccaagaccaaagcacggcgagaccaagaccaaggcacggcgagaccaagtcaagaccaagaccaaggcagggcgagatcaagacaagaccaagaccaaagcacggcgagaccaagaccaaggcacggcgagaccaagtcaagaccaagaccaaggcagggcgagcccaagtcaagaccaaggcagggcgagatcaagacaagaccaagaccaagggagggcgagactgagacaagaccaagaccacggCAGGGCGAGAcctagtcaagaccaagacagggcgagaccaagtcaagaccaagaccaaggcagggcgagaccgagtcaagaccaagaccaagacagggcgagaccaagtcaagaccaagaccaaggcagggcgagaccaagacaagaccaagggagggtgagaccaa accaagaccaagaccaaggcaggaccagacagagacaagaccaagaccaag AGACAAGACTGAGtcaaaatgctttcaattccgAGACCCAGACCGTCATAAAATGGACTCGAGACCGGTCTTCAGACAAAGACTGGTTTCCTGTACCACAACACGAGCTGTACATCGATGATAAGTATTGTTTAAATGATAAatag
- the trappc13 gene encoding trafficking protein particle complex subunit 13 isoform X1, with the protein MEVNQAKQEHLLALKVMRLTKPTLFTNLPVTCEDRDLPGDLFCQLMREDPSTIKGAETLMLGEMLTLPQNFGNIFLGETFSSYISVHNDSSQVVKDILVKADLQTSSQRLNLSASNSAVAELKPECCIDDVIHHEVKEIGTHILVCAVSYTTQYGEKLYFRKFFKFQVLKPLDVKTKFYNAESDLSSVTDEVFLEAQIQNITTSPMFMEKVSLEPSLMYNVTELNTVACGEQGESTFGKMSYLQPMDTRQYLYCLKPKPEYAEKAGVIKGVTVIGKLDIVWKTNLGERGRLQTSQLQRMAPGYGDIRLSLEMIPDTVNLEEPFEIICKITNCSERTMDLVLEMCNTRSIHWCGVSGRQLGKVSPAAFLSLPLTLLSSVQGLQSISGLRLTDTFLKRTYEYDDIAQVCVVCPFTSNEC; encoded by the exons atgGAAGTAAATCAAGCGAAACAGGAGCACCTACTCGCTTTAAAAG TGATGCGGTTGACAAAGCCGACGCTCTTCACAAACCTGCCGGTGACATGTGAAGACAGAGACCTGCCAG GGGATTTGTTCTGTCAGCTGATGAGAGAGGACCCGTCCACCATCAAAGGAGCAGAGACCTTAATGCTGGGAGAGATGCTCACGTTACCGCAGAACTTTGG aAATATTTTCCTGGGTGAGACCTTCTCCAGTTACATCAGTGTGCACAACGACAGCAGCCAAGTTGTGAAGGACATTCTTgtgaag GCTGACCTTCAGACCAGCTCACAGAGACTCAACCTGTCGGCGTCAAACTCCGCAGTAGCAGAACTCAAACCCGAGTGCTGCATCGATGACGTCATTCACCACGAAGTCAAAGAAATCGGAACGCACAT CTTAGTTTGTGCGGTCAGTTACACCACTCAGTACGGGGAGAAGCTTTATTTTCGGAAGTTCTTCAAATTCCAG GTGTTGAAGCCACTGGATGTGAAGACAAAGTTCTACAATGCCGAG AGTGACCTCAGTTCTGTG ACGGACGAAGTGTTCTTGGAGGCTCAGATCCAGAACATCACGACCTCCCCGATGTTCATGGAGAAGGTTTCTCTGGAGCCGTCCCTGATGTACAACGTCACAGAGCTCAACACCGTCGCGTGTGGAGAACAAGG AGAGTCCACGTTCGGGAAGATGTCGTACCTGCAGCCCATGGACACGAGACAGTACCTGTACTGCCTGAAGCCGAAGCCGGAGTACGCAGAGAAAGCCGGCGTCATCAAGGGGGTGACGGTGATCGGAAAGCTGGACATCGTATGGAAGACCAACCTCGGGGAGCGAGGGCGGCTGCAGACCAGTCAGCTGCAACGAATG GCTCCGGGGTACGGAGACATCAGGTTGTCGCTGGAGATGATCCCTGACACTGTTAACCTCGAGGAGCCGTTTGAAATCATCTGTAAAATCACCAACTGCAG CGAGAGGACGATGGACCTGGTGCTGGAGATGTGTAACACCCGGTCGATACACTGGTGTGGTGTTTCAGGGCGACAGCTGGGGAAAGTGAGCCCTGCAGCCTTCCTCTCGCTGCCCCTCACTCTCCTCTCGTCTGTGCAGGGTCTCCAG aGTATCTCTGGACTCAGACTCACAGACACCTTCTTGAAGAGGACGTACGAGTACGACGACATCGCACAAGTGTGTGTGGTCTGCCCGTTCACCAGCAACGAGTGCTAG
- the LOC132992262 gene encoding probable serine/threonine-protein kinase kinX — protein sequence MRRNAVKIRHTLSLSLSTMRSWLLLLLSLLVSDPSPLRDGDGVMENWSLCGNLLLCGRVTPTGARILQTENCSVCVQRKCVFVSVRHKQRTSPLHPVHSEDDGRSLSLQELTGIHRSHIPAPVVSLLCGRRKSVPTLHKLRVISGEEAGRILMRTIKDLPFSGSAWFLHHLSGASGCNFQASLLQKSKSWSPAIVVWLKKVLTEKYGAAETELISRCFKESEVKQAPSIRKTSKKHKLKGQIRQKESVMGSKVVVERDSAPPSKAFVNQYEAFKAASLHPSDKSQLQRQRKAATLIKKNDYLNFLFQNTVQREQSLKASGVYDDDDDDDDDDDDDDDGFYVKRKVLLVPGEEPESINKPRYKTRATLDDNKEDFSGRIITKQAEPRRPEGESATERSHTHIEKAKRERLACTLQVGFTDKTDNNDDKQMLSEVGDDILIMFFLADAERETQTQGKVILDSDIKWKTVNIPIKEPDDPPPLDKVTEENFIIQAHNSKCKHLKEMPFLLGIYAASGDVKAEKVTTKSAETEKRVKAMTERIEQSETNNTTRWNTSINHRKQDAPSEESVIPSPPSIKMTELEAAKTETTAVNMEIKQTTPSGNAFNQCSTTTTTTSPDSETDTETRFMRVRTTRDARETTTGGKAFSGLRMRDDFSVKLHKSKERGGGGAKTKRPQSDRKDSEENSLTSAEPPKTSCKQSTEKPLKVSQVLH from the exons ATGAGAAGAAATGCAGTAAAGAtaagacacactctctctctctcgctcagcaCTATGAGGTCgtggctgctgctgttgctgtccCTGCTCGTCTCTGACCCGAGTCCCCTCAGAGACGGGGACGGGGTCATGGAAAACTGGAGTTTATGCGGAAATCTGCTCCTCTGTGGACGGGTGACTCCCACAGGAGCGAGGATACTTCAAACTGAaaactgctctgtgtgtgtccagaggaagtgtgtgtttgtctctgtgcgGCACAAACAGAGGACGTCCCCCCTTCACCCCGTTCACTCAGAGGACGATGGACGCAGTCTGTCTCTTCAGGAACTAACGGGAATCCACAGGAGTCACATTCCAGCACCG gttgtttctcttctgtgtgGAAGGAGGAAGAGTGTCCCTACTTTGCACAAGCTGCGTGTAATCTCTGGTGAGGAAGCGGGTCGTATTCTGATGAGGACGATAAAAGATCTCCCGTTTTCAGGGTCTGCATGGTTTCTGCATCATCTCTCCGGCGCCTCGGGCTGCAATTTCCAGGCTTCCTTATTACAGAAATCCAAGAGCTGGAGCCCCGCCATCGTTGTTTGGCTGAAGAAAGTGCTGACAGAGAAATACGGCGCTGCTGAAACCGAGCTTATTTCCCGCTGTTTTAAAGAGAGTGAAGTAAAACAAGCGCCGTCCATCAGAAAAACCTCCAAGAAACATAAACTGAAAGgacaaataagacaaaaagagagCGTGATGGGCTCAAAAGTAGTCGTGGAGCGTGATTCAGCGCCGCCTTCAAAAGCTTTTGTCAATCAATACGAGGCTTTCAAAGCGGCTTCTCTGCACCCTTCAGATAAATCTCAGTTACAGAGGCAGAGAAAAGCAGCCACACTTATAAAGAAAAACGACTATTTGAACTTCTTGTTTCAAAACACTGTTCAGAGGGAGCAATCTTTAAAAGCATCGGGTgtgtatgatgatgatgatgatgatgatgatgatgatgatgatgatgatgatggatttTATGTTAAGAGAAAAGTCTTGTTGGTACCCGGAGAGGAGCCAGAATCCATAAATAAACCGCGGTATAAAACAAGGGCCACTCTTGATGATAATAAAGAGGATTTCAGTGGGAGGATAATCACAAAACAAGCCGAGCCGCGGCGCCCGGAGGGAGAGAGTGCAACAGAgcgatcacacacacatattgaaaAAGCAAAGCGGGAAAGATTAGCATGCACGCTACAAGTAGGATTTACAGATAAAACCGATAATAATGATGACAAACAAATGCTTAGTGAGGTGGGAGATGatattttaatcatgtttttccTCGCAGACGCAGAGAGGGAGACGCAAACGCAAGGAAAAGTTATTCTAGATTCAGACATTAAATGGAAAACAGTAAATATACCCATAAAAGAGCCGGATGACCCCCCACCCTTAGATAAAGTTACAGAGGAAAACTTTATCATCCAAGCACATAACTCCAAATGTAAACACCTGAAAGAAATGCCTTTTTTATTAGGAATTTATGCAGCGAGCGGGGatgtaaaagcagaaaaagtgactacaaagtctgcagaaactgAGAAGCGGGTCAAAGCGATGACAGAGAGAATAGAGCAGAGTGAGACAAACAACACGACTCGTTGGAATACGAGCATAAATCATAGAAAACAAGACGCACCATCAGAGGAATCAGTCATCCCCTCACCTCCCTCAATCAAAATGACGGAGCTGGAAGCTGCGAAAACAGAGACAACCGCGGTAAACATGGAGATAAAACAGACGACGCCGAGCGGAAACGCATTCAATCAATGCAGCACGACCACGACCACAACGAGTCCGGACTCTGAGACTGACACCGAGACGAGATTTATGAGAGTCAGAACGACTCGGGATGCACGAGAGACGACGACAGGAGGAAAGGCGTTCTCGGGCCTCAGGATGAGAGATGACTTCTCGGTCAAACTTCATAAgagcaaagagagaggaggaggaggagctaaGACGAAGAGGCCGCAAAGTGACAGGAAAGACTCAGAGGAGAACTCGCTCACCTCTGCAGAGCCTCCAAAGACGTCCTGCAAACAAAGTACGGAAAAGCCTCTGAAAGTAAGTCAAGTGCTACACTAA
- the LOC132991928 gene encoding probable serine/threonine-protein kinase samkC isoform X1 translates to MFRITKSESRIQISVNSVVGKTTLSETKPYPRPECSETETRPRHLGIESESRPRPREGETKSRPRPRQADTETRPRPRQDETESRPRPRQGETETRPRPRQGEAKPRPRQGEAKTRPRPKHGETKTKARRDQVKTKTKAGRDQDKTKTKARRDQDQGTARPSQDQDQGRASPSQDQGRARSRQDQDQGRARLRQDQDHGRARPSQDQDRARPSQDQDQGRARPSQDQDQDRARPSQDQDQGRARPRQDQGRVRPNQDQDQGRTRQRQDQDQGMARPRQRQYQDQETRLSQNAFNSETQTVIKWTRDRSSDKDWFPVPQHELYIDDKYCLNDK, encoded by the exons ATGTTCCGAATAACCAAGTCAGAAAGTCGAATCCAAATATCTGTAAATAGTGTTGTAGGCAAAACCACACTATCCGAGACCAAgccatacccgagaccagagtgctccgagaccgagacaagaccaagacatttagggatcgagtcagagtcaagaccaagaccaagggagggcgagaccaagtcaagaccaagaccaaggcaggccgataccgagacaagaccaagaccaaggcaggatgagaccgagtcaagaccaagaccaaggcagggcgagacagagacaagaccaagaccaaggcagggggAGGCcaaaccaagaccaaggcagggggaggccaagacaagaccaagaccaaagcacggcgagaccaagaccaaggcacggcgagaccaagtcaagaccaagaccaaggcagggcgagatcaagacaagaccaagaccaaagcacggcgagaccaagaccaaggcacggcgagaccaagtcaagaccaagaccaaggcagggcgagcccaagtcaagaccaaggcagggcgagatcaagacaagaccaagaccaagggagggcgagactgagacaagaccaagaccacggCAGGGCGAGAcctagtcaagaccaagacagggcgagaccaagtcaagaccaagaccaaggcagggcgagaccgagtcaagaccaagaccaagacagggcgagaccaagtcaagaccaagaccaaggcagggcgagaccaagacaagaccaagggagggtgagaccaa accaagaccaagaccaaggcaggaccagacagagacaagaccaagaccaaggcatggCAAGACCCAGACAGAGACAATACCAAGACCAAGAGACAAGACTGAGtcaaaatgctttcaattccgAGACCCAGACCGTCATAAAATGGACTCGAGACCGGTCTTCAGACAAAGACTGGTTTCCTGTACCACAACACGAGCTGTACATCGATGATAAGTATTGTTTAAATGATAAatag
- the LOC132991928 gene encoding probable serine/threonine-protein kinase samkC isoform X3, translating into MFRITKSESRIQISVNSVVGKTTLSETKPYPRPECSETETRPRHLGIESESRPRPREGETKSRPRPRQADTETRPRPRQDETESRPRPRQGETETRPRPRQGEAKPRPRQGEAKTRPRPKHGETKTKARRDQVKTKTKAGRDQDKTKTKARRDQDQGTARPSQDQDQGRASPSQDQGRARSRQDQDQGRARLRQDQDHGRARPSQDQDRARPSQDQDQGRARPSQDQDQDRARPSQDQDQGRARPRQDQGRVRPSQDQDKTKTKTKAGRYRDKTKTKTKAGPDRDKTKTKAWQDPDRDNTKTKRQD; encoded by the coding sequence ATGTTCCGAATAACCAAGTCAGAAAGTCGAATCCAAATATCTGTAAATAGTGTTGTAGGCAAAACCACACTATCCGAGACCAAgccatacccgagaccagagtgctccgagaccgagacaagaccaagacatttagggatcgagtcagagtcaagaccaagaccaagggagggcgagaccaagtcaagaccaagaccaaggcaggccgataccgagacaagaccaagaccaaggcaggatgagaccgagtcaagaccaagaccaaggcagggcgagacagagacaagaccaagaccaaggcagggggAGGCcaaaccaagaccaaggcagggggaggccaagacaagaccaagaccaaagcacggcgagaccaagaccaaggcacggcgagaccaagtcaagaccaagaccaaggcagggcgagatcaagacaagaccaagaccaaagcacggcgagaccaagaccaaggcacggcgagaccaagtcaagaccaagaccaaggcagggcgagcccaagtcaagaccaaggcagggcgagatcaagacaagaccaagaccaagggagggcgagactgagacaagaccaagaccacggCAGGGCGAGAcctagtcaagaccaagacagggcgagaccaagtcaagaccaagaccaaggcagggcgagaccgagtcaagaccaagaccaagacagggcgagaccaagtcaagaccaagaccaaggcagggcgagaccaagacaagaccaagggagggtgagaccaagtcaagaccaagacaagaccaagaccaagaccaaggcagggcgataccgagacaagaccaagaccaagaccaaggcaggaccagacagagacaagaccaagaccaaggcatggCAAGACCCAGACAGAGACAATACCAAGACCAAGAGACAAGACTGA